Part of the Campylobacter sp. CNRCH_2014_0184h genome is shown below.
TTGATAAAGAATTTAGCATAAAGGAGGCTCAAGAATGCTTGCAAAACGCATAATCGCATGTTTGGATGTAAAAGATGGTAGAGTAGTTAAAGGGGTGCAGTTTAAAAACCACGAAGATATGGGCGATATCATCGAGCTTGCTAAATTCTACTCACAAAATGGCATTGATGAGCTTGTATTTTATGATATAACCGCTTCAGCTAAAAATGAGCGCATTGATAGAAATTGGGTAAGCAAAGTAGCACAAAATATCTCTATACCATTTTGCGTTGCAGGGGGCATAAAAAGTGAAGATGACGCAAAAGAGCTTTTAGCAAATGGTGCTGATAAAATTTCTATTAATTCCCCTGCTTTAAATGATCCTGATTTAATCTCACGCCTTGCAAAAAGCTTTGGAGTGCAATGTGTAGTCGTAGGCATAGATACTTTTAAAGATGAAAACAACGAGCTTTTAGTCTATAAATACACCGGAGATGAGAGTAAATCTCATCATAGTGGTAAAAAAACACTAGAATGGGTAAAGCAAGTATGCGAGCTAGGAGCGGGTGAAATCGTGCTAAATATGATGAATCAAGATGGCATGAGAAAGGGCTATGATCTAGATCAACTTGCTAAAGTTAGACAGATTTGTCCTGTGCCTTTAGTGGCAAGTGGTGGTGCAGGAGCTAAAGAGCATTTTTTAGATGCTTTTAAACTTGGTGTTGATGGAGCTTTAGCAGCTTCAGTATTTCATAAAAAACTTATAGATATTAAAGAATTAAAACTATTTTTAAAAGATCAAGGCATACAAATTCGTATTTAAAGGAAAAGCTATGAAGATAAATGAAGAAGAATTCATAAAAAGCATTAACTGGCAAAAGGTTAATAACCTTGTTCCTGTGATCATTCAAGATTATCATTCTTGTGAAGTTTTAATGCAAGGTTTTATGAATGAACAAGCTCTAAGAGAGAGTTTTAAGCACCAAAAGGTTGTGTTTTACTCACGCACTAAAGAGCGTTTGTGGATGAAAGGCGAACAAAGTGGGAATTTTTTGCATATTATAGATATGGGGCTTGATTGCGATAGAGATTGTATCTTGATTTTAGTTAAACCTAGTGGGGCTACTTGTCACACGGGTGATACTTCTTGTTTTGAAACGCTTTCTAAAAAGGCTGATTTTGTGTTTTTATCGCGTCTTGAAAGACTGATTAATTCACGTAAAAACACTTGTACAAGTTCTTCTTACACAGCTGAACTTTTTTCAAAAGGCACTAAACGCATAGCACAAAAAGTAGGCGAAGAAGGCGTTGAAACCGCTTTGGCTGCTACTATTAAAGACAAAGATGAGTTGATAAATGAAGCAGCTGATTTACTTTATCATTTAGATGTTTTATTAGCTGATGCGGATTTGAGTTTAAATGATGTGATTGCTAAATTAAAAGAAAGAAATAAAAGTTAAGCGTGATTTCTCACGCTTAATTAAGCAATATTTTTGAAAAGATTCACTGACTATATCGAGTAATTTTAAAAAAACTTTACACATTAAAATCTAATTTTTGATTTATTTTCTACTTTTTAATTTCATTTTATTTGTATTTTTGGAACACTTATTGCTTTATATCTGCATAAGCAATAGAAGATTGTGAGATATTCACAAAGCAATATTTTTTAAAGGATTTAATTATGATGAGATCTCTTTGGGCTGGGGTTTCTGGACTCCAAGCACACCAATACGCAATGGATGTAGAAGGTAATAACATAGCCAATGTTAATACATTTGGTTTTAAATATTCTCGTGCGGATTTCTCAACGCTTATGAGTCAAACTTCTAAGATAGCTACAGCTCCAGATGGTAACCTAGGTGGTAAAAACCCTATGCAAGTAGGACTTGGTTCTGGTGTAAATTCTACTACTAGAATTCACTCTCAAGGTAATATCCAAACTACAGATAAAAATACCGATATGGCTATCAATGGTGATGGATTTTTCATCGTTTCAAATGATGGTGGTACTACTCAGTATTATACCCGTGCAGGGGACTTTAAAACAGATGCAGTAGGAAATTTCGTAGATAATAACGGCTATACTGTTCAAGGTTGGAATTATAATCAAGAAACAGGTCAAATTGACTCTTCAACTTCAGTAGGTGATATCGTAATCCCACCTGGTATGAGTATGCCTGCTAGACCAAGCTCTTCAGTAAAACTTACAGCAAATTTAGATAGTGGTAATACTTTAGGTATGAATGCTTCTGCAAAAAGACCTATTTATGCACTAGATTCTACTCATGGTAGAAGAGATGATATAGGTAAGCCTATAGATGAAAATGATACTGGACACACTGAGTTTTACACTACTTCAAAAAGTGGAGCCCAAGTAACCGAAAAAGGTGTAGATATGGGTGTAGTGTTTAACGCTCAAGGTGAGGGTTTAAATTTAAGAGATGGACAAGGTATATGGGTAAGTTATGCTGATGCTAAATGGCAATCCAACCAAGCATTGCAGCCTGATTTGCCAACTGAAGCAGGAAAGGCAGTAAATGGAACCCAGTATTCTTTTTGGGGTTTTACTGATGTAAATGGAACTCAACAACCTGCCAAATTAGATATAACTATAAATGGTGTTCGTATAGAAGCTACAGGTGTTGGTAAAGATACTTTTATTAATGCTATCAATGCTAAGACGGCAGAAACTGGTGTAGTGGCTTCTATAGTAGATGGTAAAATGACATTTACAAATGATAATAGCACAGGAACAACAGCAAAATCTAAAAATCTAAATATACAAATGGGACCAACAAATACAGCTGGTGAAACTATTACTTGGGGTAATAATACTGGAACACCTACAGAATGGCCAGTACAGGCTGGAAATGATTTGCTAGGCGGAAATGCAGGGCCTATTAGTGTAATAACTGCTCATGAATATATTTATAGTTCAAATAGTGTTGATATAGGAGCAAATCCAGTTCCAGGTCAAGAAGGAACATGGCCGTCAATGAATGGCCAGAGAGTTTTTCATACTACTGAAGATTTAAGAGAGCTTTTGCAAAGAGATGCTAGATATGCGGTAGATTATGATGGTAGTGGTAATAGAACAGCAGATGATGCAAATGTTGGTGTAGAAGTGGTAGTGGAAAGTGATGGTAGGTTTAAAATTACTAATCCAGCTCAAGATGGTGCAAAAGATATGACCTTTAAAGTTACAGGTTATTCTAATGAAACTAATAAAATCGCTACTAATGATAAATTTACAGCGATGTTTAGCGCCTTAGATGGAAATTTCAATGCAGGTAATAATGAAAAATATTCTCAAGATATGTATCTTTCAGCACATACTGCGAGTATAGAAATCTTTGATTCATTAGGAACTAGACATGAGCTAACTGTGCAATTTACCAAACAAGCTAAAACAGCAGATGGTGGAGCTGAATGGTCTATAATCATCTCAGTGCCTGAGCCTGCAGAGATTAATTTCAGTGGTGATGGAGCCCCAGGAAACATAGTAGTAGGAAATTTAAGATTTGGCAATGATGGTTCACTTCAAAGCTATACGCCAAATGTATTAAACTTCACTGGAAATAACGGCTCAAAACCTGATCAAGTTATAAAACTTGACTTTGGTACAACAGGTGGTTTTGATGGTTTAACAAGCTATGATAAAGACTCAGCTACCACTAAACAAGAAACAGATGGTTACACAGGGGGTAACTTAAAGCCAGATGCATTAAGAACTGATGAGAATGGTTATATCTATGGAGAATTTACAAATGGTAAAACTCTAGCTCTAGCTAAGGTTGCTCTAGCTACTTTCCCAAATAACATGGGTCTTGAAGAAATGGGTAATAACCTTTTCAAAGCAACAGCAAACTCAGGAACACCTACTATAGGCCATGCTGGTGAAGGTGGTAGAGGGGGCTTAAAAGGCTCAGCTATAGAAATGTCAAATGTGGATTTAAGTCGTGCATTAACTGAGCTTATCGTAATCCAAAGGGGTTATCAAGCAAACTCAAAAACGATTACCACAAGTGATCAGCTTTTAAATACTTTGCTTCAATTAAAACAATAATTTTAACCCAAGGTTTTAAAACCTTGGGATCAAGCTTTACAAGGTTATCAAGGTAGCCTTGTAATACTTGATGACCTTGAAGCCTTCAATCTATTGCTAACTCACTTCTTTCTTGCCTTAAGGAGTGAGTAGCATGATTTGCATATCGACAAGTTAAAATAAAAATTTATAAACTTTGATTTTTAAAATTTATCATTAATGGTTCTAGCCATTTGGTAGTTTCAAATACTTCTAGCTTATTGTTTTTAAATTCTAAGAGTTTTTTATAATTTTGGGTATTATCAAAAATAGTAATGTGATTACAAAATTTAGCAATGGTGTTAAAATTTTGTAAAGATTCATAGTATCTTTTTTCTATAAGTTCTTCTTTTATATCATGTCCACCTTTAGCAACGCGAATTTTAACTCTTTGTTTTGCTGTGCTTGGAGAGTCTAGTCCGATGTAGCAAAGATTTATAGTATAGGAATTTTTCTGTAGTTTTTTGAATAAAGATAAAATGCTAGTGCCACAAAGTGTGGTTTCTTGGTTAAAGTCATAAGCTTTTTTGATATAGTTTTCACGCATTTTAATGGCTATCCTTGAAGCTCTAAATTGATCTTCTTGATTTTTCCAATCCCCAAAGCTACTTACGATTTCATCGATGTTGATTCTAAGTCCAAAGTCTTTGTTTTTTTCAAGTTCATTATAATACAAGGTAGTTTTTCCAGATCCATTAACACCTGCAAAAATAGTAGCTATTTTTTTCATTAATAAAGCCTTTATTGATTGATGAGAAATTTTAACATAAATTGTTTATAAGTGTTTTGAAAATAAATATAAAGTTTTTTGAAAAAGGTTCGATATAGTCAGTGAATCTTTTCAAAAATATTGCTTAATTAAGCGTGAGAAATCACGCTTAACTTCTTTTTGATTTTACTTAACTTTCTTTTATTAATCAAACTCAGATAAGAAATCAAAGATAAAAATGCACAAGTTCCTAAAATAAGCGATAAAAATATAGGTGTATTAGCATTTAAAAGACTTACTAAAAATGCCATTATTCCCGCCATAGCAAATTGCGCTGCCCCTAAGAGTGCTGAAGCACTACCTGCATTTTGTTTTGATCTTGCCATAGCTAAAGTGGTGGTATTTGGCAGGATAAAACCCAAACTTGCTATGATAAAACACAAAGGAATTTCAAAAGTCCAAAAACCTAGATCAAAAGTTGCCCCTAAAATGAGTAAAAAGGTTAAAAAAGTAATCATCATAAGCGCTCTTGGCAAAACATAATAAGGCGAGAGTTTAAGAACTATCCTTGCGTTTATATTAGCACATACAACAAAACTTAAAGCATGAGCTCCAAAAAGGGCTGCGTATTGTTGAGGGCTGAGTTCAAAAACACGCGTAAAAACAAAAGATGAGCCGGTTAAATAAGCAAAAAATCCTGCAAAGATTAAATTCCCACAAAGCAAATACACCACAAAACGACGATCTTTTAAGATTTTTTTGTAACTTTTTGCAACTTCTTTGTGATTAAATTTTTTACCTTGGGTGTTGAGGTTGCTTTCTTTTAGAGCAAGAATAACAAGTAAAAATAAAATAAAACCTAAGATAAATAATGTCAAAAATATACTACGCCAAGAAAAAAACTCAAGCAAAATCCCACCAAAAGTAGGGGAAAGCATAGGTGCTAAAGAAGTAAAAACCATCATCAAAGCATAAACTCCTGCTGCTTCTTTAAGCTCAAAAACATCATTTACTATAGCTCTTGCTACAACTACACCCACACAACCTCCCAAAGCTTCAAAAAAACGCAAAGCTATAAAAGCATGAATGGAATCAACTAAAACACAAGCAATGCTTGAAGAAATAAAAAGAAAAAGTCCTATATATAAAGGTTTTTTTCTGCCATATACATCACTTAATGGCCCATAAAAAAGCTGACCCAAAGAAAAGGCTATAAAAAAACTTGCAAGAGAAAGTTGAGTATAAAAAGAATTGGTTTGAAAACTTTTTTCTACCTCATTTAAAGCAGGTAAATACATATCAGTTGAAAGTGGTGCTATGGCAGATAAAAAGCCTAGTATGAAAATGAGTTTGAGTTTTTCAAAACCTTTTATTTGAGTGCGTTTTTGCATACAAAATCCTAAAATATTTTTGCCATTGTATAGCAAAAAGTCTAAAATAAACAATAATTTACATTTTTTAAAGGCAAATAAGATAAAATTAAATTAAAAAACAATCAAGGAAAAGTTATGAATATGCCTTTTAGTGATGAGGAATTAATCGAACCTGTAAAAGCAAGTTTGGCTAAAACTATGCATATTTTAGAAAATGATGGTGGTGGACTTGATTTTTTAGGGGTTAAAAATGGCGTGGTTTATGTGAAATTAACCGGAGCTTGTCATGGTTGTCCTTCAAGCGGAACGACTTTGAAATATGGTTTAGAAAAACAGCTTAAAATCGACATACACCCAGATATAACTATAGTAAATTTAGCAGGCGGGGAAAGCGAATTTGCAAAATTATAAAAAAATAGCCATAGAATGCTTTTATAAAAAAGATTTTAAAAACGCTAAGATGTATTTTTCTCTTGCTTATGAAAAGCGTAAAAATAAAAGACTTTTAACTTTTATTAATATTTGCGATTTGGCGTTAAAAAGCCCTGAAGAAGCCTTTGTGTTTTTTGAGTTTTTTATGCAAAATTATAAAAATACTAAAGTAGATAAAGATATTGAAAAACTCATTAGTCTTAGTCAAAGTGTGCAGTATGAAGAAGAAAGTGAAGACTTTGAGGGGTTGAGTTATCAAGATTTTTTACTTAGCGAAGCAAAAGTTGGGTTTAAACAAGCTTTGGAAAATGTTATAATATCGAATAAACTTATCATTAATGATAAAGAAGATTTTGTGGATTTTTTAGAAAAACTTTTAGAGCATGGTTATAAAGATATGCTTGTAGCTTATATGGAAGATGTTTCGGTGCATTTTTATTCTAATTATAGATTTATCAAGCTTAGTGAGAAAATCAAGGAATTAAATTATGATAGTAAAGATTGAAAATACTTTCATTTGTGATAATTCTAATGAATGCGAAAAAGATTGTTTTTTCTTAAAAACTGCTCAAAATGAAAAATTTATCCATCAAGCTTTAGAAAAACAAGCAAAAATTATAAATATAGCTGAGTGTAAGAAACTTTTAAATATAGATGAAAATATAAAAATCATAGGCATTACAGGCACAAATGGCAAGACAACTACTGCAGGGGCTATTTACTCTATCTTGCTTGATTTAGGTTATAAATGTGCCTTGATGGGAACTAGGGGTAGTTTTATAAATGATAAAAATATCTCTCCAAAAGGCTTAACCACTGCTCCTATTTTGCAAACTTTAGAGCTTTTATCTTTAGCAAGTAAGGAAAAATGTGAATTTTTAATTATGGAAGTAAGCTCACATGCTTTGGTACAAAACCGCATTGAAGGGCTTGAGTTTAAGGCTAAAATTTTTACTAATATCACTCAAGATCATTTAGATTTTCATGGAAGCTTTCAAAACTATCAAGCGGCAAAAGAAAGTTTTTTTACCGATGAGTGTATGAAATTTATTAATAAAGACGCAAAAGCTATAAATTTTAATGTCAAAGGTGCTTTTACTTATGGAGTAGAAAATCCAAGTTATTATCATATCAAAGCTTATGCTTTAAAAAATGGCATTGAAGCTGTGGTAAATTTTGGCAAAGAAACTTTTATGATTGATTCTTCTTTGGTAGGGCTTTTTAATCTTTATAATCTTTTGGCTGCAAGTGCTTGTGTGAATGAACTTGTCAAGCCAAATTTAAAAGAACTTGAAAAGGCCATTAGTAATTTTGGTGGCATTGAGGGTAGAATGCAAGTAGTTGCAAAAGATGTGATTGTAGATTTTGCTCATACGCCTGATGGCATAGAAAAAGTTTTAGATGCTTTAAAATATCGTGATTTGATTGTGGTTTTTGGAGCAGGGGGAGATAGGGATAAAACTAAGCGTCCATTAATGGCTAAAATTGCCAAACATTATGCCAAAAAACTCATCATCACAAGTGATAATCCACGCTCAGAAGAGCCTATGGATATCATTAATGATATTTTAAGTGGTATAGAAAAAGATGAGAGCGTTTTTATAGAATGCGATAGAAAAGAAGCGATAAAAAAAGCATTAGAGCTTAAAACGAAAAATGATTTTGTAGTGATTTTGGGTAAGGGCGATGAAACTTATCAAGAGATTAAAGGAGTAAAATATCCTTTTAATGATAAAGAAGTGGTATTAGAGATATTAAAAGAAGGAAAATAAATGTTTGAAAATATGGATTTTTCTAAAATGGGTGAGCTTTTAACTAAGGCTCAAGAAAAAGCAAATGAATTAGAGCAAGAAGCTTTAAAAAAAGAATTTAGCGCAAAAAGTGGCGGTGGTTTAGTAAAAGTTAGTGCTAATGGAAAAGGTGAAATCATCGATATAAATATTGATGATTCTTTACTTGAAGATAAAGAATCTATGCAAATTTTATTAATTGCAGCGATTAATGATGTGATGAAAATGGTAGAACAAAATAAAAAATCAATGGCTAGTAATTTATTTAGCGGAATGGGAATGCTATGAGAATTTTACTTTGTATTTTGGGTATAACTGGTGTACTTTTTGCTGTGCCAAGACCGACTTTTAATGATTTTTTGGGTTGTTATGAAAAAAATAAAGCTAGTATGTTAATTTATGAAGGCTTACCTGCTTTTGCTTTAAATGAAAACACCCTAGCAGTAGTTAAAACTAAAAATGCAAAATTAAACAGCTATACTAAATATGATCCTTATTTAAATTTATATTTAGTAAAAACTGATTTTAGTTTAATCCCAGCGCCTATGGGAAATGAAGAAGAATTAACACGCAATAGCTGGGTGGGAATTTTAGATAATAATCAAAGCTATATAGGACATTTAAAGTATTTTGGACAAAGTTTAACAGAGCGTGATCAACTTGATTTTACTTCTAAAATCGGAGAGCTTAACTCACCATGTTGTAAAATGCTTGGTATAAGCTTAGAAGATGGCAAACTTATAGGTAATCGCTATCTAAAACACTTTGCAAAATATCCTGATGTTTATTGGGGTGATATAGGTGTGGATTTTGATATGCGTGATGGCAAAATTTATGTTAAAAATGTACGTAAAAATGGACAATTTTTACTTAATGATGAGCTTGTGAGTGTAGATGGACAAGTTTATGATGATATAAGAAAATTAAATGAGAAAATTTTATTTGCTGATCGTGGTGCAACTTTGTATTTTAATATGCTAAGGGATAATAAAGATGTCAATATTTCTACGACAGTTTTTGATAAAGATTTGGGTATATTTGCTAAACCTAAAAAAGTAGTTCAAGCTAAGCCAACTTCTTTTTATAGCAATCTAGGATTGCGCGTAGATATGAAAATGAATATTACAGAGGTAACTCCAAATTCTAAAGCGCAAATGGCTGGATTTTTAAAAGGGGATAAAATTTTAAGAATTAATAATCAAAAAATCAACAATTTCAATGAGCTTCAAACCATATTAACTCAAGCTAATACTTTTGATGTTTTAGTTTCAAGACAAGCAAGCAATATCCCTTCAGCGAAAAATAATGATTTTGAGCATTTTAATAAAGGATACTTTGACTTTTTTATAAGGCTAAATAAGTGATTTTAGAAAAATTCAAACAGCATTTAGAGCAAAATTTTCCAAAAACTCAAAGCTTTCATCCATTTTTCAATGAGGCTTTAAAATGGATGTTAGAAGCTGGTGGGAAGCATTTTAGAGCCCAACTGCTTTTAGGGATAGTGAATGCTAAAAATCCTGCTTTGTTTGAAAAGGCTTTAAATGCGGCTTTGGCTTTGGAATTTATCCACACTTACTCTTTAATACATGATGATTTGCCTGCTATGGATAATGCCTCTTTGCGCAGAGGAAAGCAAACTTTACATAAAAAATATGATGAAACCACAGCTATTTTAGTGGGCGATGCTTTAAATACTCAAGCTTTTTTGCTACTTTCCAAACTTGATTTAAAAGAAAATGTTAGATTAAAACTCATAGAAACTTTAGCTTTTAATGCAGGGCTTGGTGGTATGATTATCGGTCAGGCGATTGATTGTTATTTTGAAGATATACCTTTAAATTTAGAGCAAGTTGAGTTTTTGCATATTCATAAAACTGCAAGATTGATTGCAGCAGCTTTAAAAATGGGCTGTGAAATTTGTGAGTTAGATGAAAAAGAATGTGAGCAAATTTATGAAATAGGGCTTTTGATAGGATTAGTTTTTCAAATCAAAGATGACATTATCGATGCGACTTTAGATGCCCAAGAAGCAGGAAAGCCAACCCATAATGATTTGCATAAAAATTCTTTTGTAAAACTTTTGGGTTTAGAAGGTGCTAAAAAGGCAAAAGATGATAAAATAGCTTTATGCGAAGAAAAAATGAAAAATTTAGATTCTAAGCTTGCTAATGAGCTTCAAATTTTGATTGATAAATATTTAAAAGGTTAAACAATGTTACAAAAACAAGCCAACACTATAAGATTTTTATGTGCAGATATGATACAAAAGGCAAATTCAGGCCATCCAGGTGCACCTATGGGCTTAGCAGATATTATGAGTGTTTTAAGTACTCATTTAGTACATAATCCAAAAGATCCTACATGGCTAAACCGCGATAGATTAGTTTTTTCAGGCGGTCATGCTAGTGCTTTACTTTATAGCTTTTTACATTTGAGTGGTTATGATGTAAGTTTAGAAGATTTAAAAAACTTCCGTCAATTACACTCTAAAACCCCGGGCCATCCTGAAATTTTTACCCCAGGTGTTGAAATTGCTACAGGACCTTTAGGACAAGGCATTGCAAATGCGGTTGGTTTTGCTATGGCAGCTAAAAAAGCAAGTTTGCTTTTGGGCGAGGATATTATCAATCACAAAGTATATTGTTTGTGTGGTGATGGGGATTTACAAGAAGGAATTTCTTATGAGGCTTGTTCTTTAGCAGGACTTCATAAACTTGATAATTTAATCATCATTTATGATAGTAATAATATTTCAATCGAAGGTGATGTGGCTATTGCCTTTAATGAAAATGTAAAAGAGCGTTTTAGAGCGCAAAATTTTGAAGTACTTGAGATAGATGGGCATGATTTTGAGCAAATTGATTTAGCATTAAAAACAGCTAAAGAAAGTAAAAAACCTTGTTTAATTATCGCTCATACTACCATAGCTAAAGGAGCTTTGGAGCTTGAAGGAAGTCATCATTCTCACGGAGCGCCT
Proteins encoded:
- a CDS encoding NifU family protein; this encodes MPFSDEELIEPVKASLAKTMHILENDGGGLDFLGVKNGVVYVKLTGACHGCPSSGTTLKYGLEKQLKIDIHPDITIVNLAGGESEFAKL
- the hisF gene encoding imidazole glycerol phosphate synthase subunit HisF — its product is MLAKRIIACLDVKDGRVVKGVQFKNHEDMGDIIELAKFYSQNGIDELVFYDITASAKNERIDRNWVSKVAQNISIPFCVAGGIKSEDDAKELLANGADKISINSPALNDPDLISRLAKSFGVQCVVVGIDTFKDENNELLVYKYTGDESKSHHSGKKTLEWVKQVCELGAGEIVLNMMNQDGMRKGYDLDQLAKVRQICPVPLVASGGAGAKEHFLDAFKLGVDGALAASVFHKKLIDIKELKLFLKDQGIQIRI
- a CDS encoding UDP-N-acetylmuramoyl-L-alanyl-D-glutamate--2,6-diaminopimelate ligase; translation: MIVKIENTFICDNSNECEKDCFFLKTAQNEKFIHQALEKQAKIINIAECKKLLNIDENIKIIGITGTNGKTTTAGAIYSILLDLGYKCALMGTRGSFINDKNISPKGLTTAPILQTLELLSLASKEKCEFLIMEVSSHALVQNRIEGLEFKAKIFTNITQDHLDFHGSFQNYQAAKESFFTDECMKFINKDAKAINFNVKGAFTYGVENPSYYHIKAYALKNGIEAVVNFGKETFMIDSSLVGLFNLYNLLAASACVNELVKPNLKELEKAISNFGGIEGRMQVVAKDVIVDFAHTPDGIEKVLDALKYRDLIVVFGAGGDRDKTKRPLMAKIAKHYAKKLIITSDNPRSEEPMDIINDILSGIEKDESVFIECDRKEAIKKALELKTKNDFVVILGKGDETYQEIKGVKYPFNDKEVVLEILKEGK
- a CDS encoding multidrug effflux MFS transporter, with the protein product MQKRTQIKGFEKLKLIFILGFLSAIAPLSTDMYLPALNEVEKSFQTNSFYTQLSLASFFIAFSLGQLFYGPLSDVYGRKKPLYIGLFLFISSSIACVLVDSIHAFIALRFFEALGGCVGVVVARAIVNDVFELKEAAGVYALMMVFTSLAPMLSPTFGGILLEFFSWRSIFLTLFILGFILFLLVILALKESNLNTQGKKFNHKEVAKSYKKILKDRRFVVYLLCGNLIFAGFFAYLTGSSFVFTRVFELSPQQYAALFGAHALSFVVCANINARIVLKLSPYYVLPRALMMITFLTFLLILGATFDLGFWTFEIPLCFIIASLGFILPNTTTLAMARSKQNAGSASALLGAAQFAMAGIMAFLVSLLNANTPIFLSLILGTCAFLSLISYLSLINKRKLSKIKKKLSVISHA
- a CDS encoding histidine kinase, with translation MQNYKKIAIECFYKKDFKNAKMYFSLAYEKRKNKRLLTFINICDLALKSPEEAFVFFEFFMQNYKNTKVDKDIEKLISLSQSVQYEEESEDFEGLSYQDFLLSEAKVGFKQALENVIISNKLIINDKEDFVDFLEKLLEHGYKDMLVAYMEDVSVHFYSNYRFIKLSEKIKELNYDSKD
- the hisIE gene encoding bifunctional phosphoribosyl-AMP cyclohydrolase/phosphoribosyl-ATP diphosphatase HisIE, whose product is MKINEEEFIKSINWQKVNNLVPVIIQDYHSCEVLMQGFMNEQALRESFKHQKVVFYSRTKERLWMKGEQSGNFLHIIDMGLDCDRDCILILVKPSGATCHTGDTSCFETLSKKADFVFLSRLERLINSRKNTCTSSSYTAELFSKGTKRIAQKVGEEGVETALAATIKDKDELINEAADLLYHLDVLLADADLSLNDVIAKLKERNKS
- a CDS encoding polyprenyl synthetase family protein, which gives rise to MLEKFKQHLEQNFPKTQSFHPFFNEALKWMLEAGGKHFRAQLLLGIVNAKNPALFEKALNAALALEFIHTYSLIHDDLPAMDNASLRRGKQTLHKKYDETTAILVGDALNTQAFLLLSKLDLKENVRLKLIETLAFNAGLGGMIIGQAIDCYFEDIPLNLEQVEFLHIHKTARLIAAALKMGCEICELDEKECEQIYEIGLLIGLVFQIKDDIIDATLDAQEAGKPTHNDLHKNSFVKLLGLEGAKKAKDDKIALCEEKMKNLDSKLANELQILIDKYLKG
- a CDS encoding YbaB/EbfC family nucleoid-associated protein, coding for MFENMDFSKMGELLTKAQEKANELEQEALKKEFSAKSGGGLVKVSANGKGEIIDINIDDSLLEDKESMQILLIAAINDVMKMVEQNKKSMASNLFSGMGML
- the flgE gene encoding flagellar hook protein FlgE, yielding MMRSLWAGVSGLQAHQYAMDVEGNNIANVNTFGFKYSRADFSTLMSQTSKIATAPDGNLGGKNPMQVGLGSGVNSTTRIHSQGNIQTTDKNTDMAINGDGFFIVSNDGGTTQYYTRAGDFKTDAVGNFVDNNGYTVQGWNYNQETGQIDSSTSVGDIVIPPGMSMPARPSSSVKLTANLDSGNTLGMNASAKRPIYALDSTHGRRDDIGKPIDENDTGHTEFYTTSKSGAQVTEKGVDMGVVFNAQGEGLNLRDGQGIWVSYADAKWQSNQALQPDLPTEAGKAVNGTQYSFWGFTDVNGTQQPAKLDITINGVRIEATGVGKDTFINAINAKTAETGVVASIVDGKMTFTNDNSTGTTAKSKNLNIQMGPTNTAGETITWGNNTGTPTEWPVQAGNDLLGGNAGPISVITAHEYIYSSNSVDIGANPVPGQEGTWPSMNGQRVFHTTEDLRELLQRDARYAVDYDGSGNRTADDANVGVEVVVESDGRFKITNPAQDGAKDMTFKVTGYSNETNKIATNDKFTAMFSALDGNFNAGNNEKYSQDMYLSAHTASIEIFDSLGTRHELTVQFTKQAKTADGGAEWSIIISVPEPAEINFSGDGAPGNIVVGNLRFGNDGSLQSYTPNVLNFTGNNGSKPDQVIKLDFGTTGGFDGLTSYDKDSATTKQETDGYTGGNLKPDALRTDENGYIYGEFTNGKTLALAKVALATFPNNMGLEEMGNNLFKATANSGTPTIGHAGEGGRGGLKGSAIEMSNVDLSRALTELIVIQRGYQANSKTITTSDQLLNTLLQLKQ
- a CDS encoding PDZ domain-containing protein, translating into MRILLCILGITGVLFAVPRPTFNDFLGCYEKNKASMLIYEGLPAFALNENTLAVVKTKNAKLNSYTKYDPYLNLYLVKTDFSLIPAPMGNEEELTRNSWVGILDNNQSYIGHLKYFGQSLTERDQLDFTSKIGELNSPCCKMLGISLEDGKLIGNRYLKHFAKYPDVYWGDIGVDFDMRDGKIYVKNVRKNGQFLLNDELVSVDGQVYDDIRKLNEKILFADRGATLYFNMLRDNKDVNISTTVFDKDLGIFAKPKKVVQAKPTSFYSNLGLRVDMKMNITEVTPNSKAQMAGFLKGDKILRINNQKINNFNELQTILTQANTFDVLVSRQASNIPSAKNNDFEHFNKGYFDFFIRLNK
- a CDS encoding zeta toxin family protein produces the protein MKKIATIFAGVNGSGKTTLYYNELEKNKDFGLRINIDEIVSSFGDWKNQEDQFRASRIAIKMRENYIKKAYDFNQETTLCGTSILSLFKKLQKNSYTINLCYIGLDSPSTAKQRVKIRVAKGGHDIKEELIEKRYYESLQNFNTIAKFCNHITIFDNTQNYKKLLEFKNNKLEVFETTKWLEPLMINFKNQSL